One window of Mesorhizobium loti R88b genomic DNA carries:
- the rplL gene encoding 50S ribosomal protein L7/L12, with the protein MADLAKIVDDLSKLTVLEAAELSKLLEEKWGVSAAAPVAVAAAGGGAAAAAPVEEKTEFDVVLVEAGAQKINVIKEVRAITGLGLKEAKDLVEAAPKPVKEAVSKADADKFKAQLEAAGAKVELK; encoded by the coding sequence ATGGCTGATCTCGCAAAGATCGTAGACGACCTTTCGAAGCTGACCGTCCTTGAGGCGGCCGAGCTGTCGAAGCTTCTGGAAGAAAAGTGGGGCGTTTCGGCTGCTGCTCCGGTGGCGGTTGCCGCTGCTGGCGGTGGCGCTGCTGCCGCAGCTCCGGTTGAAGAGAAGACCGAATTCGACGTCGTCCTCGTCGAGGCCGGCGCTCAGAAGATCAACGTCATCAAGGAAGTCCGCGCCATCACCGGTCTTGGCCTCAAGGAAGCCAAGGATCTGGTCGAAGCGGCTCCGAAGCCGGTCAAGGAAGCCGTTTCCAAGGCCGACGCTGACAAGTTCAAGGCCCAGCTGGAAGCAGCCGGCGCCAAGGTCGAACTGAAGTAA
- the rplJ gene encoding 50S ribosomal protein L10: protein MDRAEKRELVTGLNDAFSGAGSVVVAHYAGITVAQMNDLRSKMRAAGGTVKVAKNRLAKIALQGTDSASIIDLFKGQTLIAYSEDPIAAPKVASDFAKGNDKLIILGGAMGTTSLNADGVKALATLPSLNELRARLVGMIATPATRIAQIVNAPAASVARVIGAYARKDEAA, encoded by the coding sequence GTGGACAGAGCGGAAAAACGCGAACTCGTCACGGGCCTGAATGATGCGTTTTCGGGCGCAGGTTCAGTCGTAGTGGCCCACTATGCCGGTATCACCGTCGCGCAAATGAACGACCTTCGGTCGAAAATGCGCGCTGCCGGTGGCACCGTTAAAGTCGCGAAGAACCGTCTCGCCAAAATCGCTCTTCAGGGCACGGACTCCGCATCGATCATCGACCTGTTCAAGGGACAGACGCTGATTGCTTATTCGGAGGATCCGATTGCGGCGCCGAAGGTCGCGTCCGATTTCGCCAAGGGGAATGACAAGTTGATCATTCTCGGCGGTGCAATGGGCACAACCTCGCTCAATGCCGACGGTGTGAAGGCACTCGCCACACTTCCGTCGCTCAATGAGCTGCGCGCCAGGCTGGTTGGCATGATCGCCACGCCGGCAACCCGGATCGCCCAGATCGTCAATGCGCCAGCGGCTTCGGTCGCGCGCGTCATCGGCGCTTACGCCCGGAAGGACGAGGCGGCATGA
- the rplA gene encoding 50S ribosomal protein L1 → MAKIAKRVSKAREGIDPNKAYALGDALKLLKDRSSVKFDETVEVAMNLGVDPRHADQMVRGVVNLPNGTGRSVRVAVFARGDKAEEAKAAGADIVGAEDLVDIVQKGTIDFDRCIATPDMMPLVGRLGKVLGPRGMMPNPKVGTVTTDVAAAVKASKGGAVEFRVEKAGIVHAGVGKVSFDVKALEENIRAFTDAVTKAKPAGAKGNYVKKVSVTSTMGPGLKLDVSTLTAS, encoded by the coding sequence ATGGCAAAGATTGCAAAGCGTGTATCGAAGGCCCGCGAAGGCATTGATCCCAACAAGGCTTATGCCTTGGGCGATGCGTTGAAGCTGCTCAAGGACCGTTCCTCGGTCAAGTTCGACGAGACCGTCGAAGTGGCGATGAACCTCGGCGTCGACCCGCGCCATGCCGACCAGATGGTCCGCGGCGTGGTCAACCTGCCGAACGGCACTGGCCGCTCGGTTCGCGTTGCCGTGTTCGCCCGTGGCGACAAGGCGGAAGAGGCCAAGGCCGCCGGTGCCGACATCGTTGGTGCCGAGGACCTGGTCGACATCGTCCAGAAGGGCACGATCGATTTCGATCGCTGCATCGCCACGCCGGACATGATGCCGCTGGTCGGCCGTCTCGGCAAGGTGCTCGGCCCGCGCGGCATGATGCCGAACCCGAAGGTCGGCACCGTCACCACCGACGTCGCGGCTGCCGTCAAGGCATCGAAGGGCGGCGCTGTCGAATTCCGCGTCGAGAAGGCCGGCATCGTTCATGCCGGCGTCGGCAAGGTCTCGTTCGACGTCAAGGCGCTGGAAGAGAATATCCGCGCCTTCACCGATGCGGTGACCAAGGCAAAGCCGGCTGGCGCCAAGGGCAACTACGTCAAGAAGGTGTCAGTCACCTCGACGATGGGCCCGGGCCTCAAGCTCGACGTCTCGACGCTCACCGCGTCCTGA
- the rplK gene encoding 50S ribosomal protein L11, with protein sequence MAKKIAGQLKLQVKAGSATPSPPIGPALGQRGINIMEFCKAFNAQTQEMEKGSPVPVVITYYQDKSFTFVMKTAPVSYFLKKAANLTSGSKEPGKVKAGTVSRDKVREIATAKMKDLNANDVEAAMRMVEGSARSMGLEVVG encoded by the coding sequence ATGGCTAAGAAAATTGCAGGCCAGCTCAAGCTCCAGGTGAAAGCGGGATCGGCTACGCCGTCTCCCCCGATCGGCCCGGCGCTTGGTCAGCGTGGCATCAACATCATGGAATTCTGCAAGGCGTTCAACGCGCAGACCCAGGAAATGGAAAAGGGATCGCCGGTTCCGGTCGTCATCACCTATTACCAGGACAAGTCGTTCACCTTCGTCATGAAGACGGCACCGGTGAGCTACTTCCTGAAGAAGGCAGCGAACCTCACGTCAGGTTCGAAGGAGCCGGGCAAGGTCAAGGCTGGCACCGTTTCGCGCGACAAGGTTCGCGAGATCGCCACTGCCAAGATGAAGGATCTGAACGCAAACGACGTCGAAGCGGCCATGCGCATGGTCGAGGGCTCCGCCCGCTCGATGGGTCTGGAAGTGGTGGGCTGA
- the nusG gene encoding transcription termination/antitermination protein NusG: MTARWYIVHAYSNFEKKVAEDIVNKAKQKGLSADIEQIVVPTEKVVEVRRGRKVDAERKFFPGYVLLKANLTDAVFSLVKNTPKVTGFLGDSKPVPITEAEAQRILNQVQEGVERPKPSVTFEIGEAIRVSDGPFASFNGFVQEVDEERARLKVEVSIFGRAVPVDLEFGQVEKG, encoded by the coding sequence ATGACTGCGCGCTGGTACATCGTCCACGCTTATTCGAATTTTGAAAAGAAGGTCGCTGAAGACATCGTCAACAAGGCCAAGCAAAAGGGCCTGTCCGCCGATATCGAGCAGATCGTGGTGCCGACCGAGAAGGTCGTAGAGGTTCGTCGAGGCCGCAAGGTCGATGCCGAGCGCAAATTCTTCCCGGGCTACGTGCTCTTGAAGGCCAACTTGACCGACGCGGTGTTCTCGCTGGTGAAGAACACGCCGAAGGTCACCGGCTTTCTGGGTGACTCCAAGCCGGTGCCGATCACCGAGGCGGAAGCGCAGCGCATCCTGAACCAGGTGCAGGAAGGCGTCGAGCGGCCGAAGCCCTCGGTCACCTTCGAGATCGGCGAGGCGATCCGCGTTTCGGATGGTCCCTTCGCGTCCTTCAACGGCTTCGTCCAGGAAGTGGACGAGGAGCGGGCGCGGCTCAAGGTGGAAGTTTCGATCTTCGGGCGCGCCGTGCCTGTCGATCTGGAATTCGGACAGGTCGAAAAGGGCTGA
- the secE gene encoding preprotein translocase subunit SecE — MASKTTNPFVFLQQVRAETAKVTWPSRRETMISTIMVLAFAVIAMIFFFSADQLMGLAVEQLLGIGR; from the coding sequence ATGGCTTCGAAAACCACAAATCCTTTCGTCTTTCTCCAGCAGGTCCGCGCGGAGACAGCCAAGGTGACTTGGCCGTCGCGTCGCGAGACGATGATCTCGACGATCATGGTTCTGGCCTTTGCTGTGATCGCGATGATCTTTTTCTTCAGCGCCGATCAGCTGATGGGCCTCGCTGTCGAACAGCTTCTGGGAATTGGACGTTAA
- a CDS encoding putative glycolipid-binding domain-containing protein, with the protein MSEDMKIVRWHEWDGPGIEHLELRERAGEVLADSVVICSGQTPFAVRYRIECDANWRARSVTVDMIGSGQTLVLVSDGEGHWIRDGSAVPELDGVLDPDVTVTPFTNTLPIRRLRLSTGQSADITTAFIRLPTLTVVANPQRYTCLEEGRRYLYESRASDFRRELEIDADGLVVTYPDFWQRE; encoded by the coding sequence ATGTCGGAAGATATGAAGATCGTGCGCTGGCACGAGTGGGACGGCCCCGGTATCGAGCATCTTGAACTGCGCGAGCGGGCAGGGGAGGTTCTGGCCGACTCCGTCGTCATTTGCTCCGGCCAAACCCCGTTTGCCGTCCGCTATCGCATAGAATGCGATGCGAACTGGCGCGCCAGGAGTGTCACGGTCGACATGATCGGCTCTGGCCAGACCCTTGTCCTCGTCTCCGATGGTGAAGGCCACTGGATCCGGGATGGCTCCGCCGTGCCCGAGCTCGATGGTGTGCTCGACCCTGATGTCACCGTCACGCCGTTCACCAACACGCTGCCGATCCGGCGCTTGCGGCTTTCCACCGGACAGAGCGCCGACATCACCACCGCCTTCATAAGGCTCCCGACGCTCACGGTCGTCGCCAACCCGCAACGCTACACATGCCTCGAGGAGGGCAGGCGATATCTCTATGAATCGCGAGCCAGCGACTTCAGGCGGGAACTCGAGATCGACGCTGACGGGCTGGTCGTCACCTATCCCGATTTCTGGCAAAGGGAATGA
- a CDS encoding group II truncated hemoglobin, which translates to MRKDVPTLYEWAGGSDALNRLTQTFYDKVAQDPVVGPVFKAMSPDHPAHVAAFIGEVFGGPKTYSEKFGGHREMVMHHLGKHLTEEQRRRWINLLADAADTVGLPDDPEFRSAFMGYVEWGSRLAKMNSNLGETCDPETEPMPAWGWGVPGGPYTPPETK; encoded by the coding sequence ATGCGCAAGGATGTTCCGACACTCTACGAATGGGCCGGCGGCAGCGACGCCCTGAACCGGCTGACACAGACCTTCTATGACAAGGTGGCGCAGGACCCGGTCGTCGGACCAGTGTTCAAGGCGATGTCGCCGGACCATCCCGCCCATGTCGCCGCTTTCATCGGCGAGGTGTTTGGTGGGCCAAAAACCTACAGCGAAAAATTTGGCGGCCACCGCGAGATGGTCATGCATCATCTGGGCAAGCATCTGACCGAAGAACAGCGCCGCCGTTGGATCAATCTCCTTGCCGACGCCGCCGATACCGTCGGTCTGCCCGACGATCCCGAATTCCGTTCCGCTTTCATGGGCTATGTCGAATGGGGATCGCGGCTGGCCAAGATGAACTCGAATCTCGGTGAGACCTGCGATCCGGAAACCGAACCGATGCCGGCCTGGGGCTGGGGCGTGCCCGGCGGGCCGTATACGCCGCCGGAAACAAAGTAG